The Desulforegulaceae bacterium genome has a window encoding:
- a CDS encoding LPP20 family lipoprotein encodes MLRFKILTIFILGLFITGCMSSSATGGKNSKFAKEENSTPSWVYSPPEVGGYVYGVGMASIYSTPAEAMQRARENSRVELVKQLRVKVSGTTEASVKREIDQGKSKITRSVFNYAKSSIEETELPGIKIIKTAVSKKDNQTFALAELNRLEAEMDLSDKLESTEKKIDLIASQPLSGDKIKDIKKLMPAIELIEKRNKIVSDLRLVGTMVDEELEKESHIKLKSEIAELLDSLVIVLKPGSSGKNLSSGIRKALGDQSVRVRMSGEGDLYLKFSADLNTVFRDGIYFTFATGQASLMDKNNDIISEFSTKVKDGSGDKNLSVKRTVEKLADSLGNSVAKGIFDSI; translated from the coding sequence ATGTTGAGATTTAAAATATTAACTATCTTTATTCTTGGGCTTTTTATCACAGGATGTATGTCTTCTTCTGCTACAGGGGGAAAAAACTCCAAATTTGCCAAGGAAGAAAACTCCACTCCTTCATGGGTATATTCACCGCCTGAAGTTGGAGGATATGTTTATGGAGTGGGAATGGCCTCTATTTATTCTACCCCGGCTGAAGCAATGCAAAGAGCCAGGGAAAATTCTAGAGTTGAGCTTGTAAAGCAGCTTAGGGTAAAGGTTTCCGGGACAACCGAAGCTTCTGTTAAAAGAGAAATAGATCAGGGGAAAAGTAAAATAACCAGGTCTGTTTTTAATTATGCCAAATCATCAATTGAAGAAACAGAACTTCCAGGTATCAAGATTATTAAAACAGCAGTATCAAAAAAAGATAATCAGACTTTTGCCCTGGCTGAGCTTAACAGGTTAGAGGCTGAAATGGATCTTTCAGACAAGCTTGAATCAACTGAAAAAAAGATTGACCTGATTGCAAGTCAGCCCCTTTCAGGTGATAAGATAAAGGATATAAAAAAACTTATGCCTGCAATTGAGCTCATAGAAAAAAGAAATAAAATTGTTTCAGATTTAAGGCTTGTAGGCACAATGGTTGATGAAGAACTTGAAAAAGAAAGTCATATCAAATTAAAATCAGAAATTGCAGAGCTTTTAGACAGTCTTGTGATTGTTCTTAAACCTGGTTCTTCAGGAAAAAATCTTTCTTCAGGAATCAGAAAGGCTTTAGGAGATCAAAGCGTAAGAGTTCGAATGAGCGGTGAAGGGGATCTTTATCTTAAGTTTTCAGCAGATTTGAATACGGTTTTTAGAGACGGTATTTATTTTACTTTTGCAACTGGCCAGGCTTCTTTGATGGATAAAAACAATGATATAATAAGTGAGTTTTCCACAAAAGTTAAAGACGGATCAGGAGACAAGAATCTTTCTGTTAAAAGAACTGTTGAAAAGCTTGCTGATTCTTTAGGCAATTCAGTGGCAAAGGGGATTTTTGATTCTATTTAA
- a CDS encoding EFR1 family ferrodoxin (N-terminal region resembles flavodoxins. C-terminal ferrodoxin region binds two 4Fe-4S clusters.), protein MFRFKKAVIAYISPGGSTNEVALTLKENLSLKNIDVSVFEVGRKNSFTSVKKALKEEGVVFFPGSPVYVSKVLPTITKLIKEAKTDKNIPAVPFVTWGCVTSGIALYDVGRSLKENGFKIAGALKVPGPHTMMTPAEDGLGVGHPDNKDKEIIAEFVDKLLFLLESDDYSSKCLTPDDIQYQPEDKKAEMEKGNVYKARENMPQKIVSESLCTLCGVCVELCPVEAITLEPYPVFHDNCISCFNCHRKCPEEAVLCDLAPVAEKIKQRKKMFDEADQAGYFINS, encoded by the coding sequence ATGTTCAGGTTTAAAAAAGCAGTAATTGCCTACATTTCTCCAGGAGGTTCAACCAACGAGGTTGCTTTAACTTTAAAAGAAAATTTAAGCTTAAAAAATATTGATGTTTCAGTTTTTGAAGTAGGAAGGAAAAATAGCTTCACCAGTGTAAAAAAGGCTTTGAAGGAAGAGGGGGTTGTTTTTTTTCCGGGTTCACCAGTTTATGTAAGTAAAGTCCTTCCCACAATAACAAAGCTTATCAAAGAAGCAAAAACAGATAAAAATATACCTGCTGTTCCTTTTGTAACCTGGGGATGTGTTACAAGCGGGATTGCCCTTTATGATGTAGGTAGAAGCTTGAAGGAAAATGGATTTAAAATTGCTGGAGCGCTCAAAGTTCCAGGACCTCACACAATGATGACTCCTGCTGAAGACGGACTTGGAGTTGGGCATCCCGACAATAAGGATAAAGAAATTATAGCTGAATTTGTTGATAAGCTTTTATTTTTATTAGAATCAGATGATTATAGCTCAAAATGTTTGACTCCAGACGATATTCAGTATCAGCCTGAAGATAAAAAAGCTGAAATGGAAAAAGGCAATGTTTACAAGGCAAGGGAAAATATGCCTCAAAAGATAGTGAGTGAATCTCTTTGCACCCTGTGTGGAGTTTGTGTTGAGCTTTGTCCTGTGGAAGCAATCACTCTTGAGCCTTACCCTGTTTTCCATGATAATTGTATAAGCTGTTTTAACTGCCATAGAAAATGTCCTGAGGAAGCTGTTTTATGCGATCTTGCACCTGTTGCCGAAAAAATCAAACAAAGGAAAAAAATGTTTGATGAAGCTGACCAAGCTGGATATTTCATTAATTCCTGA
- a CDS encoding amino acid permease, with translation MSDLKKELGLWDVWVISTGAIISSGIFILPGFAFAQSGPASVFAYILAAFLAFAGLLSQAELTTAMPKAGGAYFYIKRTMGPAVGTVYGLIIFFALALKSAFQLIGMAAFTNLFASFDIRIIAFGLIIIFAAINIMGAKNAGTIQAILIVIVLLGLGIFAYICFPKIKFAKFDPFFISSQAEFIKTTAFVFISFGGLLKVASIGEEVKDPSKNLPLGMIMGLFCVVFVYVITLIIIFGLVEKDLLVSSLTPIADAANATGIKYFGNFMAIIAILGFSATANTGIMGASRFPFALSRDKLLPPLFGYINLKFGTPVAGIILTATLMSGAILLDITLLVKAASCILILTYIVTCLAVIILRESKIQNYKPDFKSPLYPWLQIIGIGGLSILLFSLGIVAFSITLGLMLLGFLIYFFYGRKNMDIDQDHALLHLIARITAKELYSRNLETELKEIIHQRDSIVKDKFYELAEEAEILDIHTEIEYKTFFKMTANKMGRPLGMTPQEIYNLLLEREASSSTIITPDVAIPHIIIKGENKFRVLFARSKDGIKFPFDDSSVKAVFVLFGTKDQRNLHLKALAAIAQIIRNKNFVNDWLMAKNKESLRDIVLLGKRFHCKKEEK, from the coding sequence ATGAGCGATCTTAAAAAAGAACTGGGCCTTTGGGATGTATGGGTAATATCAACCGGAGCTATTATAAGCTCAGGAATTTTTATTCTGCCTGGATTTGCCTTTGCTCAAAGCGGGCCTGCTTCTGTTTTTGCCTATATTCTTGCGGCTTTCCTTGCTTTTGCAGGACTTTTGTCACAGGCTGAACTTACAACTGCAATGCCAAAAGCAGGAGGAGCGTATTTTTATATAAAAAGAACCATGGGTCCCGCAGTGGGAACAGTTTACGGACTTATAATTTTCTTTGCCCTTGCATTGAAAAGTGCTTTTCAACTCATAGGAATGGCTGCATTTACAAATCTTTTTGCTTCCTTTGACATAAGAATAATAGCCTTTGGCCTGATTATAATCTTTGCTGCCATAAATATAATGGGTGCTAAAAATGCCGGTACAATCCAGGCGATTTTAATAGTTATAGTTTTATTAGGCCTTGGTATTTTTGCCTATATTTGTTTTCCAAAAATTAAATTTGCAAAATTTGACCCTTTTTTTATTTCAAGTCAAGCTGAATTCATTAAAACCACTGCATTTGTATTCATTTCATTTGGAGGGCTTTTAAAAGTTGCAAGTATTGGAGAAGAAGTAAAAGATCCATCAAAAAACCTTCCCCTTGGAATGATCATGGGATTGTTTTGTGTTGTTTTCGTATATGTAATAACTTTAATAATCATATTTGGCCTTGTTGAAAAAGATCTCCTTGTTTCAAGCCTGACTCCAATAGCTGATGCTGCCAATGCCACAGGAATAAAATATTTTGGAAATTTCATGGCAATAATTGCAATTTTAGGGTTTTCTGCAACGGCAAATACTGGAATAATGGGAGCTTCAAGATTTCCTTTTGCATTAAGCCGGGACAAACTTCTTCCCCCTTTGTTCGGATATATCAACCTCAAATTTGGAACTCCTGTAGCAGGAATAATTCTTACAGCCACCCTTATGTCAGGAGCCATTCTTCTTGATATAACCCTTCTTGTAAAAGCTGCCTCTTGTATTTTAATTTTAACCTATATAGTTACCTGTTTAGCTGTAATTATTTTAAGAGAATCAAAAATTCAAAATTACAAACCTGATTTTAAATCTCCCCTTTACCCCTGGCTTCAAATAATTGGAATAGGAGGACTTTCAATTCTTCTTTTCAGTCTTGGAATTGTTGCCTTTTCCATCACACTTGGGCTGATGCTCCTTGGATTTTTAATTTATTTTTTCTATGGAAGAAAAAATATGGACATAGATCAAGATCACGCACTTTTACATCTTATTGCAAGGATCACTGCCAAGGAGCTTTATTCAAGAAACCTTGAAACAGAATTAAAAGAAATTATCCATCAAAGAGATTCTATTGTAAAAGATAAATTCTACGAACTTGCAGAAGAAGCTGAAATTCTTGATATTCACACTGAAATTGAATATAAAACTTTTTTTAAAATGACTGCAAACAAAATGGGCCGGCCTCTTGGTATGACCCCCCAAGAAATTTACAATCTCCTTCTTGAACGTGAAGCTTCAAGTTCTACAATAATCACTCCTGATGTTGCAATCCCCCATATTATAATTAAAGGAGAAAACAAATTCAGAGTCCTTTTTGCAAGATCCAAAGATGGAATAAAATTCCCTTTTGATGATTCAAGCGTAAAAGCAGTTTTTGTTCTTTTTGGGACCAAAGATCAAAGAAACCTCCACTTAAAGGCTTTGGCTGCAATCGCTCAGATTATAAGAAACAAAAACTTTGTAAATGACTGGCTTATGGCAAAAAACAAGGAATCACTTCGTGACATTGTTCTGCTTGGAAAAAGATTCCACTGCAAAAAGGAGGAAAAATGA
- a CDS encoding TIGR02757 family protein, giving the protein MKKFTKNQLNAIYNNFNKKEFIYPDPLWFLYKYTKKEDIETAGLIASSLAYGNIKIIMRSVKTILSLLGDEPTKTLDSKSDSWIKKNTSGFVHRFAKSENITGLLISIREIRKKYKSIENCFLSGFDKNDETILNAACNFTKIIHEAAYPYEPKHLMPLAEKKSACKRLNLYLRWMIRNDEVDPGWWKIDKSTLIIPLDTHMHKIAIEYGLTEKKSGSMNTAIEITKGFKKFCPEDPVKYDFALTRQGIRKTSGLFD; this is encoded by the coding sequence ATGAAAAAATTTACAAAAAACCAACTAAACGCAATTTATAACAACTTTAATAAAAAAGAATTTATTTATCCTGACCCACTCTGGTTTTTATACAAGTACACCAAAAAAGAAGATATTGAAACAGCAGGACTGATTGCCTCAAGCCTTGCCTATGGAAATATTAAAATAATAATGAGATCTGTTAAAACAATCTTAAGTCTTCTTGGGGATGAGCCAACCAAAACCCTTGACTCAAAATCTGATTCCTGGATAAAAAAAAACACTTCAGGATTTGTTCACAGATTTGCAAAATCTGAAAATATTACAGGGCTTTTAATAAGTATAAGAGAAATAAGAAAAAAATATAAAAGTATTGAAAACTGTTTTTTATCAGGATTTGACAAAAACGATGAAACTATTTTAAATGCTGCCTGTAATTTTACAAAAATTATCCATGAAGCCGCATATCCCTATGAACCAAAACATCTAATGCCTCTTGCAGAAAAAAAAAGTGCCTGCAAAAGACTGAATCTTTATTTAAGATGGATGATAAGAAATGATGAGGTTGATCCTGGTTGGTGGAAAATCGACAAATCCACGCTTATAATTCCCCTTGATACTCATATGCATAAGATAGCAATTGAATATGGACTTACTGAAAAAAAATCAGGTTCAATGAATACTGCAATAGAAATTACCAAGGGTTTTAAAAAGTTTTGCCCTGAAGATCCTGTAAAGTATGATTTTGCACTTACCCGTCAGGGAATTAGAAAGACTTCAGGGCTTTTTGACTAA
- the sfsA gene encoding DNA/RNA nuclease SfsA, with protein MEIKNGKVLFGNLLKGKLVKRYKRFLADIELDSGELITAHCANSGSMKACLEKGAEVFVSPQNRPERKLKFTWELIKMPDSLVGVNTSVPNKLTASAIESGKIQEFKQYSKLISEVKTSAHTRLDLMLEDNSSNKCYVEIKNCTLVENKKAMFPDAVTTRGQKHLKELMDLKEDGHFAVIFFLVQRMDAEYFSPADYIDPEYGKLLRQAFEKGVEVIVYDTVLSEKSIEINQSLEFVL; from the coding sequence ATGGAAATAAAAAACGGAAAAGTATTGTTTGGTAATTTATTAAAAGGAAAGCTTGTAAAAAGATATAAAAGATTTCTTGCTGATATTGAGCTTGATTCAGGAGAGCTTATTACAGCCCATTGTGCAAATTCAGGAAGCATGAAAGCCTGCCTTGAAAAGGGAGCAGAGGTTTTTGTTTCCCCTCAGAACAGGCCTGAAAGAAAGCTGAAGTTTACCTGGGAACTGATAAAAATGCCAGATTCCCTTGTGGGAGTTAATACTTCAGTTCCAAATAAATTAACAGCATCTGCAATAGAATCAGGGAAAATACAGGAATTCAAACAATATTCAAAGCTAATTTCTGAAGTAAAAACAAGTGCCCATACAAGACTTGATCTTATGCTTGAGGATAATTCATCAAACAAATGTTATGTGGAAATAAAAAACTGCACACTTGTTGAAAATAAAAAAGCAATGTTTCCTGATGCTGTAACAACAAGGGGGCAAAAACATTTAAAAGAACTCATGGATTTAAAAGAAGATGGACATTTTGCTGTTATTTTTTTTCTTGTCCAGAGAATGGACGCAGAATACTTTTCTCCTGCGGATTACATAGATCCTGAATATGGAAAACTTTTAAGACAGGCTTTTGAAAAAGGAGTTGAAGTTATTGTTTATGACACTGTACTCAGTGAGAAATCAATTGAAATCAATCAAAGCCTTGAATTTGTTTTGTAA